In the genome of Elusimicrobiota bacterium, one region contains:
- the gmk gene encoding guanylate kinase, which yields MYKKSGTLFVISGPSGVGKSTLCSKVLEVTDNIVYSISCTTRPSRQGEVNGKEYFFVSETEFEQKVRKSDFIEWARVHEHYYGTPKKFIIDTIKSGTDVILDIDVQGGMAISRNFSNSVLIFVLPPSLSTLRKRLKARKQDSENIIRKRVNKAKWEFKFVRKYGYAVENDELEDAVKEIGSIISAERLKVQRQVEIIKKLIGK from the coding sequence ATGTACAAAAAGTCAGGAACACTATTTGTGATCTCCGGCCCATCCGGTGTGGGTAAGTCAACGTTATGCAGTAAAGTGCTTGAAGTAACTGATAACATTGTCTATTCAATCTCATGCACAACACGGCCGTCAAGACAAGGTGAAGTTAATGGAAAAGAATATTTTTTTGTTAGTGAAACCGAATTTGAACAAAAAGTCAGGAAATCAGACTTTATTGAGTGGGCAAGAGTACACGAACATTATTATGGTACACCAAAAAAGTTTATTATTGACACTATAAAAAGCGGGACGGATGTCATCCTTGATATTGATGTGCAAGGCGGGATGGCGATTAGCAGGAATTTTAGTAATTCGGTATTAATATTTGTATTACCGCCGTCGCTATCAACTTTGCGTAAACGTTTAAAAGCAAGGAAGCAGGATAGTGAGAATATTATACGAAAACGTGTAAATAAAGCAAAATGGGAATTTAAGTTTGTCAGAAAATACGGATACGCAGTAGAAAATGATGAATTAGAAGATGCAGTGAAAGAAATCGGTTCTATTATTTCGGCGGAAAGGTTGAAGGTTCAAAGGCAGGTTGAGATAATAAAAAAGTTGATTGGTAAATAG
- the hisS gene encoding histidine--tRNA ligase codes for MDIINAPRGTRDILGREVVNHRTVESIASKVFERWGYEEIITPVFEHRELFIRSIGDTTDIVEKEMYSFQDKKERWMVLRPEGTAAVVRAMIEHKRFQPGKINREFYRGSMYRYERPQAGRYREFYQVGAELFGVTSAYGDWEVIMLGYDILKTLKLDGEIRIELNSLGCKECRPKYREALLSTLISYGPQLCGDCKNRITRNPLRVLDCKIDAGKIGNLPSTLEYLCDECKTHFELTTSLLKKSGVEFSVNPKLVRGLDYYTRTVFEIKCAKLGAQDAVAAGGRYDGLVAELGGPAVPAVGLAFGVDRLSFLLSQQQTSTDKSDNCISVIAAGSTEVLSRISLLARDIRNSGFNVYTEFYDSKSMKAQMRYANELGVRAVLIYGEDEHTRGVIQMKDMNNATQAEVKLSDLFDELKKVLEK; via the coding sequence ATGGATATTATTAATGCGCCACGGGGAACCCGTGATATATTAGGCAGAGAAGTTGTTAATCACAGGACAGTGGAGTCAATCGCGAGTAAAGTCTTTGAACGGTGGGGATACGAAGAAATTATTACGCCTGTGTTTGAACACCGTGAACTGTTTATACGATCAATAGGAGATACTACGGATATTGTTGAGAAAGAAATGTATTCTTTTCAAGATAAAAAAGAACGGTGGATGGTATTACGCCCGGAAGGGACTGCTGCAGTGGTACGCGCGATGATTGAACATAAAAGATTTCAACCCGGGAAAATTAATCGCGAGTTTTATCGTGGTTCAATGTACCGTTATGAACGCCCACAGGCGGGGCGTTACCGCGAGTTTTATCAGGTAGGGGCTGAACTATTCGGTGTGACATCCGCTTACGGTGATTGGGAAGTAATCATGCTTGGGTATGATATCCTGAAAACACTGAAACTTGACGGTGAAATAAGGATCGAACTTAACAGTTTAGGCTGCAAAGAGTGCCGTCCAAAGTACCGCGAAGCGTTATTAAGTACTCTAATAAGTTATGGGCCGCAACTCTGCGGAGATTGTAAAAACCGTATTACACGGAACCCATTACGTGTGCTTGACTGCAAAATTGATGCCGGAAAAATTGGTAATCTACCATCAACTTTGGAATATCTGTGCGATGAATGTAAAACACATTTTGAATTAACCACATCGTTACTGAAAAAAAGCGGTGTAGAGTTCAGCGTGAACCCAAAACTTGTCCGCGGTTTAGATTATTATACCCGCACGGTATTTGAGATAAAATGCGCAAAACTTGGCGCTCAGGATGCAGTTGCAGCAGGAGGTAGGTATGACGGGTTGGTAGCCGAACTCGGCGGGCCTGCAGTGCCGGCAGTAGGATTAGCGTTTGGTGTTGACCGTTTATCCTTTCTTTTGTCTCAGCAACAAACCAGTACGGATAAAAGCGATAATTGTATATCCGTTATCGCAGCGGGTAGTACAGAAGTGTTGTCTAGAATATCGTTATTAGCGAGGGATATTAGAAATTCAGGATTTAATGTATATACCGAATTCTATGATAGTAAAAGTATGAAAGCACAGATGCGGTATGCTAATGAATTAGGAGTAAGGGCTGTCTTGATCTATGGAGAAGATGAACACACAAGAGGTGTTATACAAATGAAAGATATGAATAACGCAACACAGGCTGAAGTTAAGCTGTCAGATTTGTTTGATGAATTAAAAAAAGTATTAGAGAAATAA
- the nifS gene encoding cysteine desulfurase NifS: protein MKRIYMDNNATTRVREEVVNTMIPYYAEHYGNPSSIHYFGQKSRAVIDDARIVMARFISADDPQNIVFTSGGTESDNFAIKGFAMANSKRGKHIITSSIEHHAVFNTCEYLRKNFGYSVTYIPVDRNGVVDIKKLETALSEDTILVSIMHANNETGVIQPIKSIGKMLKNKNIAFHTDAVQTAGKVRIDVDDLGVDLLSISAHKFYGPKGVGMLYIRKGLTIDALLHGGHHESNYRAGTENVPCIAGMSAAAQIAMREYTLECSRISLLREKFETGILERIPQSEINGIHAERLYNTSSIAFKYVEGEALLLAMDNESTGIAASSGSACTAGSSEPSHVLTAMGVEPLIAQGTIRFSFGHDNTEEEVDYLLDTLPRVVEKLRTMSPLWRQ, encoded by the coding sequence ATGAAACGTATCTACATGGATAATAACGCTACAACGCGTGTACGGGAGGAAGTTGTCAATACAATGATTCCATATTACGCGGAACATTATGGTAATCCTTCAAGTATTCATTATTTTGGACAAAAAAGCCGTGCAGTCATCGATGATGCGAGGATTGTTATGGCACGGTTTATTTCCGCGGATGATCCACAAAATATTGTGTTTACCAGTGGCGGGACAGAATCTGATAATTTTGCAATTAAAGGTTTTGCTATGGCAAACAGTAAACGCGGAAAGCATATCATAACTTCGAGTATTGAACATCACGCAGTGTTTAATACCTGCGAGTACTTAAGGAAGAATTTCGGTTATTCTGTTACCTACATACCAGTAGATCGTAACGGCGTGGTTGACATAAAGAAACTTGAAACCGCGTTAAGTGAAGATACAATACTTGTTTCTATAATGCATGCGAATAATGAAACCGGGGTTATTCAACCTATAAAAAGTATCGGGAAAATGCTAAAAAATAAAAATATTGCGTTTCATACCGATGCTGTGCAGACAGCTGGAAAGGTGAGGATTGACGTTGATGACCTGGGGGTTGATCTTCTGAGTATATCCGCTCATAAGTTTTATGGTCCAAAAGGCGTAGGGATGTTATATATTCGTAAAGGATTGACTATCGATGCGTTATTGCATGGCGGGCATCATGAATCAAACTACCGTGCGGGGACTGAGAATGTTCCTTGTATTGCGGGAATGAGTGCTGCAGCACAGATCGCTATGAGAGAATATACACTTGAGTGTTCGCGTATATCGTTACTGCGTGAAAAGTTTGAAACTGGGATACTTGAGCGTATACCTCAGTCTGAGATTAATGGCATACACGCTGAACGGTTATACAATACCAGCAGTATCGCATTCAAATATGTAGAGGGCGAAGCTCTTTTATTGGCTATGGATAATGAAAGTACAGGGATTGCTGCATCATCGGGTTCTGCGTGTACCGCAGGAAGTAGTGAACCTTCACATGTTCTTACCGCAATGGGTGTGGAACCGTTAATTGCACAAGGAACAATACGTTTTTCGTTTGGGCATGATAATACAGAAGAAGAAGTTGATTATCTCTTAGATACATTACCCAGGGTTGTGGAGAAGCTCAGAACTATGTCTCCTTTGTGGAGACAGTAA
- a CDS encoding Crp/Fnr family transcriptional regulator: protein MVTSILSKVALFSGMNKKQLKRLSKLGVIKKFKARESVFSEQETGDAFYVIIKGLVKIFKRSSVGEHKTLVILKEGDFFGEMAELDKPYRSASAQVIVESELLVFYKKAFEKIISNYPRITVNLMQTMSARLREADEQIKNLVFQNTAGRLAVALLDLSTKYGNKTAKGIEINVKLSHRDIADLVGSSRELVTKVMNQFKHIGCIRIEHGKMYIINKRRLKDCIY from the coding sequence ATGGTAACAAGTATTTTGTCAAAAGTCGCTCTGTTTTCTGGGATGAATAAAAAGCAGTTGAAGAGGTTGAGTAAACTCGGTGTAATTAAGAAGTTTAAGGCTAGGGAGTCAGTTTTTTCTGAGCAAGAAACAGGTGATGCTTTTTATGTAATTATAAAAGGGCTTGTAAAAATATTTAAGCGTTCATCTGTGGGTGAACATAAAACCTTGGTTATACTTAAGGAAGGCGATTTTTTTGGTGAGATGGCAGAACTGGATAAACCGTACCGTTCAGCAAGCGCGCAAGTTATTGTAGAAAGTGAATTACTGGTATTCTACAAAAAAGCGTTTGAAAAAATTATAAGTAATTACCCGCGGATAACTGTTAATCTTATGCAAACTATGTCTGCTAGGTTGCGGGAAGCGGATGAACAGATAAAAAATCTTGTATTTCAAAATACGGCAGGGAGGTTAGCGGTGGCATTGCTTGATCTTTCAACAAAGTATGGGAATAAAACTGCTAAAGGTATTGAGATTAATGTTAAACTCTCACACCGTGATATTGCGGATCTTGTAGGGAGTTCACGTGAACTTGTGACAAAAGTTATGAATCAATTCAAGCATATAGGATGCATACGAATTGAACACGGAAAAATGTATATAATCAATAAAAGACGATTGAAGGATTGTATCTACTGA
- a CDS encoding sugar phosphate isomerase/epimerase family protein produces MNKQINTPGLSTYYYAGSKLSERIGVIAEAGFKKIEIWANTPDRHFDYHKQEQIKELEVSLKTYGVEVETMHSPFFGNNDFSALDETQHRATMSEFEYAINVLSGFGGKVMVVHPSNWTSKDASELYDPEKKAARVKQIIKSVDILYNVCDKCNVTLAFETLLPDNLAGNIHNYQEIISAVKNKYVKVCVDTSHLWLWQGKSVEEWVDGFKGLIVTTHLSDNSGTGRDRHLTLNAGDIKWENVFNALQRGVFENAYMLEVQHPPASDNVSAEVRLKELYNTVTGYLSKL; encoded by the coding sequence ATGAATAAACAAATAAATACTCCTGGATTGTCAACGTATTACTACGCAGGAAGTAAACTGTCAGAACGTATCGGAGTGATAGCTGAGGCTGGGTTTAAAAAAATAGAAATATGGGCGAACACACCGGACAGGCATTTTGATTATCATAAGCAGGAGCAAATCAAGGAGTTGGAGGTAAGCCTAAAAACGTATGGCGTAGAAGTTGAAACTATGCATTCGCCGTTCTTTGGAAATAACGATTTTTCTGCGTTAGATGAAACTCAACACCGTGCTACAATGTCTGAGTTTGAGTACGCAATAAATGTTTTGTCAGGTTTTGGCGGTAAAGTGATGGTAGTGCATCCGTCAAACTGGACTTCAAAGGATGCTAGTGAACTATATGATCCTGAAAAAAAAGCCGCGAGGGTTAAGCAAATAATTAAGTCGGTAGATATTCTCTACAATGTCTGCGATAAGTGCAATGTAACACTGGCGTTTGAAACGTTATTACCCGATAATCTTGCTGGTAATATTCATAATTATCAAGAGATTATTTCTGCAGTAAAGAATAAATATGTAAAAGTATGTGTTGATACGTCACATTTATGGTTGTGGCAGGGTAAAAGTGTTGAGGAATGGGTGGATGGGTTCAAGGGTTTGATTGTGACTACTCATTTATCAGATAATTCAGGTACTGGACGTGATCGTCATTTGACATTGAATGCCGGTGATATTAAATGGGAAAATGTATTTAATGCTTTGCAAAGAGGTGTTTTTGAGAATGCATATATGCTTGAAGTGCAACATCCTCCTGCAAGTGATAATGTTTCAGCTGAGGTTAGGCTAAAAGAGTTGTATAATACGGTAACAGGTTATTTATCTAAACTGTGA
- a CDS encoding HAD family phosphatase has product MNSIKAVIFDLGNVILYFDHQKSLSQFAALTGHTSEEYGKYIFEAGLKNEFDTGKIEPEEFYNKISIKFGLKISLNEFKQIWGNIFWLNTDAESVINKLSGRIKLYLLSNTDALHYEYFMANYPILQKLDKCYTSFGLKRVKPDPRIYEFVLKDINCRPEDVVYIDDCKEFIMTAKKIGINTIHYIDNVILAPELLNYGVVV; this is encoded by the coding sequence ATGAATAGTATAAAAGCTGTTATCTTTGATTTAGGTAATGTAATATTGTATTTTGACCATCAAAAAAGCCTCTCACAGTTTGCAGCTCTTACCGGTCATACTTCTGAAGAGTACGGAAAATATATATTTGAGGCAGGGTTAAAGAATGAATTTGATACTGGAAAGATTGAACCGGAAGAGTTTTATAACAAGATTAGTATAAAGTTCGGGTTAAAGATATCGTTAAATGAATTCAAGCAGATATGGGGTAATATATTTTGGCTGAATACTGATGCGGAAAGTGTAATTAATAAATTGTCCGGAAGAATTAAACTCTACCTATTATCTAACACGGATGCACTACATTATGAATATTTTATGGCTAACTATCCTATCCTGCAAAAGCTGGATAAGTGTTATACATCATTCGGATTAAAACGCGTAAAACCTGATCCCCGGATTTATGAGTTTGTTCTTAAAGACATTAACTGCCGGCCGGAAGATGTGGTATACATAGATGATTGTAAAGAGTTTATCATGACCGCAAAAAAAATAGGGATTAATACCATACATTATATTGATAATGTAATACTTGCACCGGAATTATTGAATTATGGAGTTGTTGTATGA
- the coaBC gene encoding bifunctional phosphopantothenoylcysteine decarboxylase/phosphopantothenate--cysteine ligase CoaBC, protein MIKSVKGKTVVLGITGSIAAYKAAELARRLMKLGLKIRCVLTPSAGKFVTPLMFQSLTGEKAFLEMFDADNWEAGHVALAKSADVVVIAPCTANTINKLAVGVSDNLLTCTVLAAKVPVIIAPAMNDGMYNNIITQRNITELKSRNVIFVNPVKGMLASGYTGIGHLAEIDNIVSAVVDTLTREYDNKILYGKTVLITAGATREYIDPVRYITNASTGKMGTALAVAMKYAGANVVFVKGATVESTPPVDKVVTVDSAEQMYDACNKYFTEADVFISVAAVSDYRADKVVRSKIKSGKDGLQLMLVPNRDILFELAANKADKVVVGFSLETEDLVNNSVQKLKKKNLDLIVANTAEVIGSNDTSVVIITSTGKKERVVNIDKYALAQKIVSYVAGVLEQKSK, encoded by the coding sequence GTGATAAAGAGTGTTAAAGGTAAAACAGTTGTTCTTGGTATAACAGGGAGTATCGCTGCTTATAAGGCTGCGGAACTCGCACGGAGGTTGATGAAGCTTGGGTTGAAGATAAGGTGTGTGCTCACGCCTTCTGCCGGGAAGTTTGTCACGCCGTTGATGTTTCAATCTTTAACCGGGGAAAAAGCTTTTCTTGAAATGTTTGATGCGGATAACTGGGAAGCTGGGCATGTGGCACTCGCAAAAAGTGCTGATGTTGTTGTCATAGCTCCTTGTACTGCGAATACTATTAATAAACTTGCGGTTGGTGTGTCGGATAATTTGTTGACTTGTACTGTACTGGCGGCAAAGGTGCCGGTTATTATAGCGCCTGCTATGAATGACGGGATGTATAATAATATCATTACCCAAAGAAATATTACTGAGCTTAAATCAAGAAATGTTATTTTTGTAAATCCTGTGAAAGGCATGCTTGCTTCAGGGTATACAGGTATTGGCCATCTTGCGGAAATTGATAATATTGTAAGTGCTGTAGTTGATACTCTTACACGTGAGTATGACAATAAAATATTGTATGGGAAGACTGTGCTAATCACGGCAGGTGCAACACGCGAATATATAGATCCTGTGCGGTATATAACAAACGCATCAACCGGGAAGATGGGTACTGCTCTGGCAGTGGCAATGAAATATGCCGGTGCTAACGTTGTTTTCGTGAAAGGCGCGACTGTGGAGTCCACTCCGCCGGTGGATAAGGTTGTTACCGTAGATTCTGCGGAACAAATGTATGATGCCTGTAACAAATATTTTACTGAAGCAGACGTATTTATTTCTGTGGCTGCAGTGTCTGATTACCGTGCAGATAAAGTTGTGAGGTCAAAGATTAAATCCGGAAAAGACGGGTTACAGCTAATGCTCGTACCGAATAGGGATATATTGTTTGAACTCGCAGCCAATAAGGCTGATAAGGTCGTAGTGGGATTCTCGCTCGAAACTGAAGATCTTGTTAATAATTCGGTGCAGAAGTTAAAGAAAAAAAATTTGGATTTAATAGTTGCGAATACCGCGGAAGTGATTGGTTCCAATGACACAAGCGTGGTAATAATAACGTCAACTGGTAAAAAGGAACGCGTTGTAAATATTGATAAGTACGCGCTTGCGCAAAAAATTGTGTCATATGTTGCTGGGGTGTTAGAACAAAAAAGTAAATGA